From the genome of Arthrobacter sp. ERGS1:01:
CCGCGGCCCGTACCGAACCGGGCCTGGGTGCCTTGGCCATGATCAGCATGGCCGGCGGCATGGGAATCACGGCCCAGTTCCGGTGGAGTCTGCTGTAGAAAGCGGGGTTGTTAATCGTTGAAAACCTACCAGGGCTTTTGGGTGGTCGCCACGCCGTGACCTGCGGTGGATGAGGCCATAGGGCAGCCGCGGTTCGGCACGTGGCCTGACGCGCTGTGTGTCAGGAACAGGTCAGCGTCAGGCCGTTCCACTGGTGGACGCCCGGCCCCAGATTCCCGCACTGGCTATTGATTGCGGTGAGACCAATCAAGGTTGCTCCGCCCAGGACCACAAAGAGTACGGCCCCGACGATGATGGCAGCCACGGCCCAGCCATTCTTTGCACCGGCCCTGCGAGAGATGACGAGGGCGATGATGCCCACGATCAGTCCAACAATGTTCAACAGGATGGCCAGGATCAGCGCCGTGATACCTAGGCCGCGCCCCTTGTGGCTTTCGGATGTGGCTTGAATGTTGTTCATGGCTCTTTCCTGGAAGTGGAAGGGTGCTGCTAGGGGTGATCCGTTTCAACACAATAACCCAATGCGCGGCGTCCCGGCAGTGCGCCCCGCGCACGCCACGATGGAAGGTGGGTGTTCATCACTGGTGTTCGAGCCAGGTGAGAATTGCCTTGACGCGGCGGTTGTCCTCGCCAGGTGGCATGCCGAGCTTCAGGAAAACGTTGGCAACGTGTTTGCTGACCGCTGCGTTGGACAAGTAGAGCGCATCGGCGATGTCCTTGTTCGATTCCCCCTCGGCCATCATGGTGAGGACTTGCGTCTCTCGGGCAGTCAGGCGACTCAGCGGTCCGGTGGGAGAGTCCGGCCTGGTGACGTGTCGTACCACCTCCGGGTCGACGACGACGCCGCCACCTGCGACGATCTCGACAGCCCGGAGGAAATCTCCGACGCGACCCACCTTCTCCTTGAGAAGGTATCCGACGCCTGCGTCGGCGCCGGGACCATTGAGTAGCTCCTTGATGTACGGCCCGGTGACG
Proteins encoded in this window:
- a CDS encoding response regulator transcription factor; this encodes MKEKTMRIVLADDAALILAGIKEILQSSGHDVVRECMDAPSLVSAVDAMALTVGLPDLVITDVRMPPGNTDDGLRAAIDLQDRHRHLPILVLSAYVTGPYIKELLNGPGADAGVGYLLKEKVGRVGDFLRAVEIVAGGGVVVDPEVVRHVTRPDSPTGPLSRLTARETQVLTMMAEGESNKDIADALYLSNAAVSKHVANVFLKLGMPPGEDNRRVKAILTWLEHQ